From Huiozyma naganishii CBS 8797 chromosome 11, complete genome, a single genomic window includes:
- the MSH2 gene encoding mismatch repair ATPase MSH2 (similar to Saccharomyces cerevisiae MSH2 (YOL090W); ancestral locus Anc_3.107): MSTAASRPDLKFSGIAEERSFYSRFLTLEEKPTTTIRIVDRGEYYTVVSTDAVFVADSIYHTQSVLKTCNLDPVTAKKFGQQPKQYVTLSPQILSNLLKKCLLELGYKVEIYDKAWKLLRMASPGNIDSVADLLNVSIDNSIVIASLKLQFNPKDGNCLIGVAFVDTSDYKLGMLDILDNEVFSNLESFLIQLGVKECLVPDLSHAENNQEWTKIVNVIDRCGTAATLIRSSQFNKGNEDVENDLIKLTNDKLIMSLPQKFSPLALGACHALLDYLNLLSNSDVLGKFELVQHSLKEFIKLDASSIKALNLYPQGPSNPTMTSTQTSNFSYGFNSKGKVTSLFQLLNHCKTNAGIRLLNEWIKQPLTDMTKINTRHNLVEYLIDQLELRQLLQCDYLPLFPDLRRLTKRLIKNGTLEDVLKVYQFTKRVPELVQLLESFTNPDEENLADSENESSLEKLVQDTWIVPLQDRLDPLSKLEEMVETTIDLDAYEENNDFMIKVEFNQELGSIRDQLDNLREKIKQIHLEAAEDLGFDPEKKLKLENHHMHGWCMRLTRNDAKELRKHREYIELSTIKAGIFFSTKKLKEVASKTAELEKEYEKQQSILVKEIVSITLTYSPVLEKISLVLAHLDVLTSFAHVSSYAPIPYVRPTMHDFGSKRKTHLVASRHPVLEMQDDIVFIANDVDLEKDSKEFLIITGPNMGGKSTYIRQVGVITLMAQIGCFVPCEEAEIAVVDAILCRVGAGDSQLKGVSTFMVEMLETASILKNATENSLIIVDELGRGTSTYDGFGLAWAIAEHIAKKIKCFTLFATHFHELTSLADKLSNVVNMHVVAHIEQSEKSQHDSDDITLLYKVELGISDQSFGIHVAEVVQFPQKIVKMAKRKAAELEDLKQSNESLKKNKLSVSEINEGNQQLKKLLQSWVQSVKELGLDDPEKLSDDLRQKKAQELLKEITTGSPIKNPKYLEHIKSLLL; the protein is encoded by the coding sequence ATGTCGACTGCTGCGTCTAGGCCAGACTTGAAATTCAGCGGGATTGCTGAAGAACGCAGTTTTTACAGTAGGTTTCTCACTCTAGAGGAAAAACCTACGACTACGATCCGGATTGTTGACAGAGGCGAGTATTACACGGTGGTCAGCACCGATGCAGTCTTCGTTGCCGATTCAATCTACCACACACAGTCTGTTCTCAAGACTTGCAATTTGGACCCTGTTACAGCCAAGAAATTTGGACAGCAACCTAAACAATATGTCACTTTGTCACCGCAAATCTTGAGTAACCTGCTAAAGAAATGTTTGCTAGAACTAGGGTATAAAGTGGAAATATACGACAAAGCGTGGAAACTGCTTAGAATGGCTTCACCCGGTAACATTGATTCAGTTGCCGACCTATTGAATGTGTCTATTGACAATTCTATCGTTATCGCGTCCTTGAAACTGCAATTTAATCCCAAGGATGGAAACTGCCTCATTGGTGTGGCATTTGTAGATACATCCGATTACAAATTGGGGATGCTCGATATCCTGGATAATGAAGTATTCTCTAATCTGGAAAGTTTTTTGATTCAACTGGGCGTCAAAGAATGCTTGGTCCCCGATCTGAGTCATGCCGAGAACAACCAGGAATGGACTAAGATTGTTAATGTTATAGATAGATGTGGAACTGCGGCAACTTTAATCCGCAGCTCTCAATTCAATAAGGGCAACGAAGACGTGGAAAACGACTTGATCAAATTGACAAACGATAAGCTGATCATGTCTCTACcccaaaaattttcaccATTGGCATTGGGCGCGTGTCACGCCTTATTGGATTATTTGAATCTGTTGAGTAATTCCGATGTTTTGGGTAAGTTTGAACTAGTTCAACACTCCTTGAAGGAGTTTATAAAGTTGGATGCATCCTCAATCAAAGCTTTGAATCTGTACCCTCAAGGACCATCTAACCCAACCATGACTAGCACACAGActtcaaacttttcctaCGGCTTCAACTCAAAGGGAAAGGTTACATCGCTTTTTCAGTTATTGAATCATTGCAAAACTAATGCTGGTATACGATTATTGAACGAATGGATAAAACAACCACTCACGGATATGACAAAAATCAATACTAGACACAACTTGGTGGAATATTTGATAGACCAACTGGAGTTAAGACAGCTACTACAATGCGATTACCTCCCACTCTTCCCAGATTTACGTCGGTTGACCAAGAGATTGATCAAAAATGGaactttggaagatgtaCTGAAAGTTTACCAATTCACCAAAAGAGTTCCCGAATTGGTGCAACTTTTAGAATCTTTTACTAACCCCGATGAGGAGAATTTAGCAGACAGCGAAAACGAAtcctctttggaaaaactAGTTCAAGATACCTGGATTGTCCCGCTCCAAGATCGCTTAGACCCATTGAGTAAGCTAGAAGAAATGGTAGAAACGACTATTGACTTGGATGCGTACGAAGAGAACAACGATTTTATGATCAAGGTGGAGTTTAATCAGGAGTTAGGTTCTATTCGTGATCAATTAGATAACCTCAGAGAGAAAATTAAGCAAATCCACTTagaagcagcagaagaCTTGGGATTTGatccagaaaaaaaactgaaattAGAAAACCACCACATGCATGGCTGGTGCATGCGTCTGACCCGTAACGATGCTAAAGAGTTGAGAAAACACAGAGAATATATTGAACTGTCCACCATAAAGGCCGGTATCTTTTTCAGCaccaagaagttgaaggaagtGGCAAGTAAAACTGCAGAATTGGAGAAAGAGTACGAAAAGCAACAATCAATTTTGGTTAAAGAAATAGTTTCTATTACACTAACCTACTCTCCAGTCCTGGAAAAAATATCTTTAGTTTTGGCCCACCTGGACGTATTGACTTCGTTTGCACACGTTTCATCGTACGCACCAATTCCGTACGTGAGGCCAACAATGCATGATTTTggttcaaagagaaaaacTCACTTGGTAGCATCTCGGCATCCAGTACTTGAAATGCAGGATGATATCGTCTTTATCGCAAATGATGTagatttggaaaaagatAGCAAGGAGTTTTTGATTATTACAGGACCCAATATGGGTGGGAAATCTACATATATAAGGCAAGTCGGTGTGATAACATTAATGGCGCAGATTGGTTGTTTTGTCCCTTGTGAAGAAGCTGAAATAGCCGTTGTGGATGCTATCCTTTGCCgtgttggtgctggtgaTTCTCAATTGAAAGGTGTCTCTACTTTCATGGTGGAAATGCTGGAAACAGCATCTATATTAAAGAATGCCACGGAAAACTCATTGATTATCGTCGACGAACTGGGCCGTGGTACAAGTACCTACGACGGGTTTGGCCTTGCATGGGCAATTGCCGAACATATtgccaaaaaaatcaaatgCTTTACTCTCTTTGCAACACATTTCCATGAGTTGACTTCCCTTGCCGACAAACTTTCCAACGTTGTAAACATGCATGTGGTTGCTCATATCGAACAAAGCGAAAAGAGTCAACACGATAGTGATGATATCACCCTGTTATACAAAGTCGAACTTGGTATTTCCGACCAGTCGTTTGGTATCCATGTCGCGGAAGTGGTGCAGTTTCCACAGAAAATTGTGAAGATGGCTAAGCGGAAGGCAGCTGAATTAGAAGATTTGAAACAAAGCAATGAGAGtctgaaaaaaaacaaactttctgtttctgaaaTCAATGAGGGAAACCAGCAgctgaagaaactgctgcAATCATGGGTCCAATCAGTCAAGGAACTGGGCCTGGACGATCCGGAAAAATTGAGTGACGACCTCCGCCAGAAAAAAGCCCAGGAGTTACTAAAAGAGATCACCACTGGTAGTCCAATCAAGAATCCCAAGTACCTGGAGCACATCAAATCTTTATTACTTTAG
- the HAL9 gene encoding Hal9p (similar to Saccharomyces cerevisiae TBS1 (YBR150C) and HAL9 (YOL089C); ancestral locus Anc_3.109) — translation MPDDVQLGDGFPHDHLYSRNNVNNGNHNSNNNFNHNTNNNTNNTNNNHPNNNIMMQNTAQVDYAAGPVQHHPHMPSGLPTQPQRNMYAGLLHEQSMMGQQQAILPTGPPPPQQMYDGIMGSPLGNFQYSSSSNGASVIPAKKRVSMACDHCRKRKIKCGPINTVENKCSHCIKYNAECTFQHRDAMQARKRNNLDPQNDDYGESAATKTPFQYEVSPNAVELEDGLQQNDPAQPKKTRQWRKKQSKKSSSKQGHESPATSQSSDQTTVLSNIGPVPGPVISKVEKLDKKVSMMIDNMARFEWLLNKLVQRTEGKREKAEVKVRSLRPVEKTYTTALLTPQKLQWIKEKLAPNASIKDFMSPINYMLTLGLKWHIIHAKKLLDFSTPAVFAGEIHIFPLPPKEQARRLLENFHATMISSATMTITLEECFYLLEKHYDDSQEQLNYPEALLLNVCLSSGALATQAMMLYETEFLRKDRYSPSKSELSTIENNTLLNAMYYYHKLSMLCSGITTIQALLLLAKYLSDKYSTELADDVLTTAIRYAVNLRLGLGNFTGNLPLKESLIRRRLWWHCYAYDNKYSMILSRPPLLSEEETDTLTDEAYLNFIRDDVLPTVQGYDPEKIENIKDVDTALAAIADYCDFITYFLSYYIYQLIKVESEVFETCFAARMTERSFDYTIEKILDIQKHLDNWKKRLHPCMKLESYKQCLCLIYTQSNEENPALSFEIACVRVLYCHFRFLYLQILLSLFTITYMTDNKHLFVNSIHDIPIIFRSFLEQYKLSCVAMLNMFMTTNYQPQRFYESRYHLFTGIFALLLHVIKYIDDERERDIPELIKLLEVSHKHMLGENEQYLMTSNVNWLTAMHLFTYLMHHIVARFNEVERRKNEYKFNPSYYKDILPKFIFRLDLEKADSYKRLVVDLQRCFHADQVFEDVTVEDIENGVDDLELPIKISDIDIFNEVNPRMLKVLYSDIPFCSSDGNPRKIQEDRSLFISDDTSYNVIYPANETNDEPTAGNSTDTRYNDEEFNSFLPFGRILFDRDYFFMDVYKTDS, via the coding sequence ATGCCTGATGATGTTCAACTTGGTGATGGGTTCCCGCATGACCACCTATATTCGAGAAACAACGTCAACAACGGTAACCATAATAGTAATAACAACTTTAATCACAATACGAATAATAATACGAATAATACAAATAATAATCATCCGAACAATAATATTATGATGCAAAATACCGCTCAAGTGGATTACGCCGCTGGCCCAGTACAGCATCATCCACACATGCCTTCTGGGCTGCCAACTCAGCCGCAAAGGAATATGTACGCTGGCCTGTTACACGAACAGTCGATGATGGGACAGCAACAGGCAATCCTCCCCACGGgtccaccaccaccacagcaaATGTACGACGGGATTATGGGCTCGCCACTCGGGAATTTCCAGTATTCCAGTTCTTCTAACGGTGCAAGCGTTATACCTGCCAAGAAAAGGGTCTCGATGGCTTGTGACCACTGCAGAAAGCGGAAGATCAAGTGTGGCCCGATCAACACCGTGGAGAACAAGTGTTCTCATTGTATCAAATATAATGCCGAATGCACCTTCCAGCATAGAGACGCGATGCAAGCGAGGAAGAGAAATAATTTAGACCCGCAGAATGATGATTATGGCGAGTCCGCCGCTACGAAAACACCTTTCCAATATGAAGTGTCACCAAACGCTGtggaacttgaagatggCCTTCAACAAAATGACCCCGcacaaccaaaaaaaacgCGACAgtggaggaagaaacaatcgaagaaaagttcttcaaagcaggGACATGAGTCACCTGCCACGTCCCAATCGTCGGATCAGACCACTGTCTTGAGCAACATCGGGCCTGTTCCCGGACCGGTTATCTCTAAGGTGGAAAAGTTGGATAAGAAGGTCTCTATGATGATTGACAATATGGCAAGATTTGAATGGCTTCTCAATAAACTTGTTCAACGGACAGAGGGAAAACGTGAGAAAGCGGAAGTGAAGGTCAGAAGTCTGAGACCTGTCGAAAAAACATACACAACTGCATTACTGACTCCTCAAAAGCTTCAGTGgataaaagaaaaactggCACCGAATGCCTCAATCAAAGATTTCATGAGCCCTATAAATTACATGCTTACGCTGGGGTTGAAGTGGCATATCATTCATGCCAAGAAACTACTTGATTTTTCCACCCCAGCTGTATTTGCAGGTGAGATTCATATTTTCCCGCTACCACCAAAAGAACAAGCTAGACGATTATTGGAAAACTTTCACGCAACAATGATATCCTCTGCCACTATGACTATTACACTAGAAGAATGTTTTTATCTTCTAGAAAAGCATTATGACGACAGTCAAGAGCAATTGAACTATCCAGAGGCCCTGCTTTTGAATGTCTGTCTGAGTTCCGGTGCATTGGCCACTCAAGCAATGATGTTGTATGAAACAGAGTTTTTGAGGAAAGATAGATATAGTCCCAGTAAGTCTGAACTGTCAACTATTGAGAACAACACATTATTGAATGCGATGTACTATTACCACAAATTGTCGATGCTATGCTCAGGGATAACGACCATCCAAGCTCTGCTTCTTTTGGCCAAATATTTGTCAGACAAATACTCTACTGAGCTGGCTGACGATGTGTTGACAACGGCTATACGGTATGCAGTTAATTTAAGGCTTGGGTTGGGGAACTTTACTGGTAATCTACCCTTAAAAGAATCATTGATCAGAAGAAGATTATGGTGGCACTGCTACGCTTACGACAATAAATATTCGATGATTTTATCAAGACCACCGCTATTGagtgaagaggaaacagatACGTTGACCGATGAGGCTTACCTAAATTTCATACGGGATGATGTCCTTCCGACTGTGCAGGGTTATGACCCAGAGAAAATAGAAAATATCAAGGACGTGGACACTGCATTGGCAGCAATAGCAGATTATTGTGACTTTATCACCTATTTCCTATCATACTACATTTACCAATTAATAAAAGTCGAATCCgaagtttttgaaacctGTTTTGCGGCAAGAATGACGGAACGCTCGTTTGATTATACCATAGAGAAAATTTTGGATATCCAAAAGCATTTAGACaactggaagaagaggCTACATCCATGCATGAAACTGGAAAGCTACAAACAATGTCTCTGCCTGATATATACTCAAAGCAATGAGGAAAATCCAGCTTTGAGTTTTGAAATTGCTTGCGTCCGTGTTCTGTACTGTCATTTCAGGTTCTTGTATTTGCAAATTCTTTTGAGTTTATTCACCATTACCTATATGACGGACAATAAGCACCTGTTTGTCAATTCCATCCATGATATCCCAATTATTTTCAGGTCTTTTTTGGAGCAATATAAATTATCATGTGTGGCGATGCTGAACATGTTTATGACAACAAATTATCAACCGCAACGATTTTACGAATCCAGGTACCATCTTTTCACGGGTATTTTTGCTTTACTGCTCCATGTCATCAAGTATATTGATGATGAGAGAGAAAGGGACATACCGGAGCTGATAAAATTGCTAGAAGTTTCTCATAAACATATGTTGGGTGAAAATGAACAGTACTTGATGACCAGTAATGTGAACTGGCTGACTGCGATGCATTTGTTTACATACCTCATGCACCATATTGTCGCTCGGTTTAATGAGGTCGAACGGCGGAAGAATGAATACAAGTTTAATCCAAGCTACTATAAGGATATTCTACCTAAGTTCATCTTCCGATTAGACCTCGAAAAGGCGGACTCTTATAAAAGGCTGGTTGTTGACCTACAGAGATGTTTCCATGCGGATCAGGTATTTGAAGATGTTACTGTGGAAGATATAGAGAACGGAGTGGATGACCTTGAACTTCCGATCAAAATATCCGACATTGATATATTCAATGAAGTAAACCCAAGAATGTTAAAGGTGCTTTATTCTGATATCCCATTCTGCTCTTCAGATGGCAACCCAAGAAAAATCCAAGAAGATAGATCGTTGTTCATTAGTGATGACACCTCATACAATGTCATTTATCCAGCGAACGAGACTAATGATGAACCAACTGCAGGGAACTCAACAGATACGAGGTACAATGATGAAGAGTTCAATAGTTTTCTACCCTTCGGTAGAATACTGTTTGACAGAGACTACTTTTTCATGGATGTGTACAAAACAGACAGCTAA
- the MPD2 gene encoding protein disulfide isomerase MPD2 (similar to Saccharomyces cerevisiae MPD2 (YOL088C); ancestral locus Anc_3.111): protein MFSIVQVFVLFICSVGAVVTHIQTQEQFFNLVNNGTATYTVVKYFTQWCTHCKLMKPVYEELSALDTYKAPLQFVEVDCELFGSSLCSGVPGYPMVKLITPLDEPLSLSDSPLTTEAGNLPLWRRLWEKMWGPSYSNPLYQVASDRIIEFKGRRNLPSFQNFLNAAVSQNELRRLFDSVLFGHPAERQPLTEPSLTLHYYYNETVSPMLNWSPDRNEYAINDDKLFQSEIRLLENVIRTAASTAAGDGDRDGDDRAASDSQRDIAETLRLKLGFLNHVAEAVSPNFEHFASPNDITRDEL from the coding sequence ATGTTTAGTATTGTCCAGGTTTTTGTCCTGTTCATTTGCAGTGTGGGTGCTGTAGTGACTCACATACAAACACAGGAGCAGTTTTTCAACCTTGTGAACAATGGCACAGCCACCTACACCGTGGTAAAGTATTTCACACAGTGGTGCACGCACTGCAAGTTGATGAAGCCAGTGTACGAGGAACTCAGTGCATTGGACACCTACAAAGCCCCCTTACAGTTTGTAGAGGTTGACTGCGAATTGTTTGGGTCATCGCTATGTTCTGGGGTACCCGGTTACCCTATGGTCAAGTTGATCACTCCATTGGATGAACCTTTGTCCTTGAGCGACTCACCCCTCACGACTGAAGCGGGAAATCTACCCCTATGGAGACGTTTGTGGGAGAAGATGTGGGGCCCCAGTTACTCAAATCCACTGTACCAGGTCGCCAGTGACCGCATCATCGAGTTTAAGGGTAGAAGGAATCTCCCCTCTTTCCAGAATTTCTTGAACGCCGCAGTCTCCCAGAATGAATTGCGGAGGTTGTTCGATTCCGTGCTGTTTGGTCACCCTGCGGAGAGACAACCCCTAACAGAACCGTCATTGACATTGCATTACTACTACAACGAAACCGTCAGCCCCATGCTGAATTGGTCGCCAGATCGCAACGAGTACGCCATCAACGATgacaaactgttccaaagtGAGATAAGACTACTAGAAAACGTCATACGGACCGCTGCATCCACCGCTGCTGGCGATGGCGACCGTGACGGTGATGACAGGGCCGCTTCAGACAGCCAGCGGGACATCGCCGAAACCCTAAGACTGAAATTAGGGTTCTTGAACCACGTCGCCGAAGCGGTAAGCCCTAATTTTGAACATTTTGCAAGCCCTAATGATATCACTCGCGACGAACtgtga
- the KNAG0K00840 gene encoding uncharacterized protein, which produces MLLYNFVSVAVWCSALVSALPHHKCKDAAENVHHEKDKDTYKYAPHIAREIVKGSNIVHVNSLDRHSNLPVSFIEYDISSDSCRDVSFNENGNPVLLLSKMSSSYKNWKHSDNDEITISVEHEHFPRRDRTLERPRMILYGKLLELELDDKKELRTLNKCFKKQHRDAGTWLPGEKHSVVNDTVYFEFNVTSLYFIGGFGDHAYIGNITGEDYHSAHPPHKKPPHKRPPFPVPPERPPIPPPHSPPSPPKPPHGPPKFGENTWNIWELLRDFMEHY; this is translated from the coding sequence ATGCTTCTATATAATTTTGTGTCTGTAGCTGTTTGGTGCAGCGCACTTGTGTCTGCGCTGCCTCACCATAAATGCAAAGATGCGGCTGAGAATGTACACCACGAGAAGGACAAAGATACGTACAAGTATGCTCCCCACATCGCCAGGGAAATTGTCAAGGGCTCCAACATTGTTCACGTCAATTCCTTAGACAGACACTCCAACCTACCCGTCTCGTTCATCGAATACGACATATCTTCTGATTCATGTCGCGATGTCTCCTTCAATGAGAACGGGAACCCTGTTTTGCTGCTTTCCAAGATGAGTTCTTCGTAcaagaactggaaacaCTCCGATAACGATGAAATTACCATTTCAGTAGAGCACGAGCATTTCCCAAGGAGGGACCGGACCTTAGAGAGACCCAGAATGATTCTGTACGGTAAATTGCTTGAACTAGAGCTTGATGACAAGAAGGAGCTTcgcactttgaacaaatgTTTCAAGAAACAACATCGTGATGCTGGCACCTGGCTGCCTGGCGAAAAGCATTCTGTTGTAAACGATACCGTATACTTCGAGTTCAATGTTACCTCTTTGTACTTCATTGGCGGGTTCGGAGACCACGCTTACATCGGGAACATTACAGGCGAGGATTACCACTCTGCACACCCACCACACAAAAAACCTCCTCACAAGAGACCACCATTCCCAGTCCCACCTGAGAGACCACCAATTCCTCCTCCACACAGTCCTCCTTCCCCACCAAAACCACCACATGGCCCTCCCAAATTCGGGGAAAACACTTGGAACATTTGGGAGCTTTTGAGAGACTTTATGGAACACTATTGA